From Agrobacterium tumefaciens, a single genomic window includes:
- a CDS encoding SGNH/GDSL hydrolase family protein, protein MKNVLAFGDSLTWGADPTTGLRHPPEGRWPEVLAAELGSAVAVVSEGLGGRTTCYDDHAGPACRNGAKALQVALASHMPLDLVIVMLGTNDIKPVHGGRADGAFSGMRRLAQIVDTFPYKPSGAKPKLLIVAPPACGESANGQPAAGRSVAESERLAPLYRKLADELGHGFFDAGSVASASTVDGVHLEAVETAAIGRALVAPVLELLG, encoded by the coding sequence ATGAAGAATGTTTTGGCTTTTGGTGACAGTCTGACGTGGGGTGCTGATCCCACGACGGGCTTGCGGCACCCGCCTGAAGGCCGCTGGCCCGAGGTGCTGGCCGCGGAGCTCGGCAGTGCGGTAGCCGTCGTTTCAGAAGGATTAGGTGGTCGCACCACCTGCTATGACGACCATGCTGGGCCGGCCTGCCGCAACGGTGCGAAAGCATTACAGGTGGCGCTTGCCAGTCATATGCCGCTCGATCTCGTGATTGTTATGCTCGGCACGAACGACATCAAGCCTGTTCACGGTGGACGCGCTGATGGGGCGTTTTCCGGCATGCGCCGTCTTGCGCAGATCGTCGATACCTTTCCCTATAAGCCAAGCGGTGCAAAACCGAAACTTCTGATCGTGGCGCCACCGGCCTGTGGCGAAAGCGCGAATGGGCAGCCGGCGGCGGGACGTAGCGTTGCCGAGTCCGAACGACTTGCCCCTCTCTACCGCAAACTCGCCGACGAACTTGGTCACGGTTTCTTCGATGCCGGTTCCGTTGCCTCGGCGTCTACTGTCGATGGCGTACATCTCGAAGCCGTGGAAACGGCGGCGATCGGCCGGGCGCTCGTTGCGCCCGTCCTCGAATTACTTGGTTGA
- a CDS encoding SMP-30/gluconolactonase/LRE family protein produces MTTDLTSPYEIHDERFRLLIVGNAELEELYSGCRWAEGPVWFSDLNCLLFSDIPNERMLRWVPDGGISVFRQPSNFTNGNTRDRQGRLVSCEHGGRRVTRTEVDGSITVLADSFDGKRLNSPNDVVVKSDGSVWFTDPTYGILSDYEGYKAEPEQKTRNVYRLDPETGEILIVIDDFVQPNGLAFSPDETRLYVADSSFSHDVSRPRHIRVFDVVDGVKLANGREFCNIDKGLPDGFRLDTAGNLWTSAGDGVHCFSPEGTLLGKIKVPQTVANLTFGGPKRNRLFITATKSLYSVYVAATGAQVP; encoded by the coding sequence ATGACAACAGACCTCACCTCTCCATACGAAATCCATGATGAGCGCTTTCGTCTCCTGATTGTCGGCAATGCCGAACTGGAAGAGCTTTACTCCGGCTGCCGTTGGGCGGAGGGGCCAGTCTGGTTCTCGGACCTGAATTGCCTCCTATTCAGTGATATTCCCAATGAGCGTATGCTACGGTGGGTGCCGGATGGCGGGATTTCCGTCTTCCGCCAGCCCTCAAACTTCACAAACGGAAACACCCGCGATCGGCAGGGGAGGTTGGTATCGTGTGAGCATGGCGGGCGACGTGTCACGCGGACCGAGGTGGATGGCTCCATCACTGTGCTCGCTGACAGTTTCGACGGAAAGCGTTTGAATTCTCCCAATGATGTGGTGGTAAAGTCTGATGGCAGTGTCTGGTTTACTGATCCGACCTACGGCATCCTCTCAGACTATGAAGGTTACAAGGCCGAACCTGAACAGAAAACGCGCAACGTTTATCGGCTGGACCCTGAAACAGGCGAGATCTTGATCGTTATCGACGATTTCGTTCAGCCGAATGGCCTTGCTTTCTCACCTGACGAAACCAGGCTCTATGTTGCAGATAGCTCTTTCAGTCACGACGTTTCCCGCCCGCGCCACATCCGCGTCTTCGACGTGGTTGATGGCGTGAAGCTCGCTAATGGGCGCGAGTTTTGCAACATCGATAAAGGCCTGCCCGATGGTTTCAGGCTGGATACGGCGGGTAATCTTTGGACCAGTGCAGGGGACGGGGTCCACTGCTTTTCTCCGGAGGGTACGTTGCTCGGCAAGATCAAGGTGCCGCAGACGGTGGCAAACCTCACATTCGGCGGCCCAAAGAGGAACCGCCTGTTCATCACAGCAACAAAGTCGCTTTACTCGGTCTATGTCGCGGCGACCGGCGCCCAGGTGCCCTAG
- a CDS encoding ABC transporter permease, with translation MNGFATLSKKPWIWSYAAAAAVWTITVLFTGGASSFGLSHAALTFAAFSVIVGIGQMFVITLGPGNIDLCVPATMTLSGTLALKFMDVSDGLILPGLLVAILIGIGIGIGNYALIKLLRIPPIIATLSMSFIVQSIAIWSNRGLRIKPPETLATFATSSLFGIPNVALVALLLSVIAWLLLDRTFYGRWISAIGQSTFAARMTGIPVDGARFITYVLCAVLAAIAGYLLASFSGGAALNMGSEYLLMSIAVVVIGGTAVAGGDSNVPGIWGASLFMFLVVSMLNTYGFGAGIRLILTGLIIISVILLASGPKATR, from the coding sequence ATGAACGGTTTTGCTACTCTCTCCAAGAAACCTTGGATCTGGTCTTATGCGGCTGCGGCAGCGGTCTGGACCATCACCGTTCTATTCACCGGTGGCGCGAGCTCCTTTGGTCTCTCGCATGCGGCACTGACATTCGCGGCCTTTTCGGTCATTGTCGGAATTGGCCAGATGTTCGTTATCACGCTTGGGCCGGGAAACATTGATCTCTGCGTCCCCGCCACGATGACGCTGTCCGGCACGCTAGCGCTCAAATTCATGGATGTGTCAGACGGACTGATCCTGCCAGGTTTGCTGGTGGCCATACTGATCGGTATCGGCATTGGCATTGGAAACTACGCGCTCATAAAGCTTCTGCGCATTCCGCCGATCATCGCAACGCTTTCCATGAGTTTTATTGTGCAATCCATTGCGATCTGGTCAAACCGTGGCCTGCGTATCAAACCTCCGGAAACCCTGGCGACATTTGCCACCTCGAGCCTGTTCGGCATTCCAAACGTGGCACTTGTGGCATTGCTGCTTTCTGTCATAGCGTGGCTGTTGCTCGATCGCACGTTTTACGGCCGCTGGATTTCGGCGATCGGGCAAAGCACCTTCGCTGCCCGAATGACTGGCATTCCCGTCGATGGCGCGCGCTTTATCACCTATGTGCTCTGTGCCGTGCTGGCGGCTATCGCCGGTTACCTTCTCGCCAGTTTTTCCGGCGGTGCAGCACTTAACATGGGCTCGGAGTATCTCCTGATGTCTATCGCCGTTGTGGTAATCGGCGGGACAGCCGTCGCGGGTGGAGATTCCAACGTGCCGGGCATCTGGGGCGCCTCGCTCTTCATGTTTCTGGTGGTTTCCATGTTGAATACCTACGGCTTCGGCGCTGGAATTCGCCTCATTCTCACCGGGCTCATCATCATTTCCGTCATTCTACTGGCAAGTGGCCCCAAGGCAACGCGCTGA
- a CDS encoding enolase, with product MIITDVEVRVFRTTTRRHSDSAGHAHPGPAHQVEQAMLTIRTEDGHEGHSFTAPEIVRPHVIEKFVKKVLIGQDYRDRERLWQDLAHWQRGSAAQLTDRTLAVVDCALWDLAGRTLNQPVYKLIGGYRDKVLAYGSIMCGDEIEGGLATPDDYGRFGETLVKRGYKGIKLHTWMPPVSWAPDVKMDLKACAAVREAVGPDIRLMIDAFHWYSRTDALELGRGLEKLGFDWIEEPMDEQSLSSYKWLADNLDIPVVGPESAAGKHWHRAEWIKSGACDILRTGVNDVGGITPALKTMHLAEAFGMECEVHGNTAMNLHVVAATKNCRWYERGLLHPFLEYDDGHDYLKSLSDPMDRDGFVHVPDRPGLGEDINFEFIENNRVR from the coding sequence ATGATTATCACCGACGTCGAAGTGCGGGTTTTCCGCACGACCACGCGCCGCCATTCGGATAGTGCTGGCCACGCACATCCGGGCCCCGCGCATCAGGTCGAGCAGGCCATGCTCACCATTCGCACTGAAGACGGTCATGAAGGGCATTCGTTTACGGCACCGGAGATTGTGCGTCCGCACGTCATCGAGAAGTTCGTGAAAAAGGTGCTCATTGGACAGGACTATCGCGATCGCGAACGTCTGTGGCAGGATCTTGCCCATTGGCAGCGTGGCTCCGCAGCACAGCTTACCGATCGCACACTGGCGGTTGTTGATTGTGCGCTGTGGGATCTGGCCGGTCGCACATTGAACCAGCCTGTATACAAGTTGATCGGTGGTTATCGCGACAAGGTTCTGGCCTATGGTTCAATCATGTGCGGCGACGAAATCGAAGGCGGTCTTGCCACGCCGGACGACTATGGCCGTTTCGGTGAAACGCTTGTTAAGCGCGGCTACAAAGGTATCAAGCTGCACACCTGGATGCCGCCTGTAAGCTGGGCACCTGATGTGAAGATGGACCTGAAAGCCTGTGCTGCTGTGCGTGAGGCTGTGGGCCCCGATATTCGCCTGATGATCGATGCGTTTCACTGGTATTCGCGTACCGACGCGTTGGAGCTTGGTCGCGGCCTTGAAAAACTTGGCTTCGACTGGATCGAGGAGCCAATGGATGAGCAGTCGCTGTCGTCCTACAAGTGGCTTGCTGATAATCTCGATATTCCGGTCGTCGGTCCCGAAAGCGCGGCTGGCAAGCACTGGCATCGCGCCGAGTGGATCAAGTCAGGCGCTTGCGACATTCTGCGTACCGGCGTCAACGATGTCGGTGGTATCACGCCTGCCCTGAAAACCATGCATCTGGCCGAGGCCTTTGGCATGGAGTGTGAGGTGCACGGCAACACGGCCATGAACCTGCATGTTGTGGCGGCAACAAAAAATTGCCGCTGGTACGAGCGGGGACTTCTTCACCCGTTCCTCGAATATGACGACGGGCATGATTATCTGAAATCGCTGTCTGACCCGATGGATCGGGACGGTTTTGTCCATGTGCCGGATCGCCCAGGCCTCGGCGAAGACATCAATTTCGAGTTTATCGAAAACAATCGCGTTCGGTGA
- a CDS encoding ABC transporter permease — protein sequence MKVSASALRLIIPAASLSFLLIAVFYMQPRAMSYTGLNLLFNLAVPIALATIAQMLIMSVNDLDLSMGTFVSFCACVTATFLQDAPLVGILIFTGAIAVYALLGAVIHIRSLPSIVVTLGMSFVWGGLAVLILPSPGGQAPAFIRSIMTAKPPFVPIAIVASILIAAIAHYIVMRSSFGVLMRGVGGNFRSVERSGWSVVGIRAGTFALAGFFAVLSGIALVGLTTSADANIALRYTLLSIAGVILGGGEFVGGRVSPIGAVIGALTLTLAGSFLSFMRISPDWQIGAQGAILIIVLALRILLNRLEKREKNQ from the coding sequence ATGAAGGTCTCTGCGAGCGCTCTACGCCTTATCATTCCTGCCGCCTCCCTTAGCTTTCTTCTCATCGCGGTCTTTTATATGCAGCCGCGCGCCATGAGTTACACGGGCCTCAATCTGCTCTTCAATCTCGCGGTGCCGATCGCACTTGCCACGATTGCGCAGATGCTGATCATGTCCGTCAACGATCTCGATTTGTCGATGGGTACATTCGTCAGTTTCTGTGCCTGCGTAACTGCGACGTTTCTGCAAGATGCGCCACTCGTCGGGATTTTGATCTTCACCGGAGCAATCGCCGTCTATGCGCTGCTTGGCGCCGTCATCCATATTCGTTCCTTGCCGTCCATCGTTGTGACACTCGGCATGAGTTTCGTCTGGGGCGGTCTTGCAGTCCTGATATTGCCATCGCCGGGAGGACAGGCTCCTGCGTTTATCCGCTCCATCATGACGGCAAAACCGCCATTTGTGCCGATTGCCATCGTTGCCAGTATCCTCATCGCTGCCATAGCTCACTACATTGTCATGCGCTCTTCCTTTGGGGTATTGATGCGCGGCGTCGGTGGAAATTTCCGCTCTGTCGAGCGGTCCGGCTGGTCTGTCGTCGGCATTCGTGCTGGTACCTTTGCACTTGCCGGCTTCTTCGCGGTGCTCTCAGGCATTGCACTGGTCGGATTGACGACGTCTGCTGATGCCAACATCGCATTGCGCTACACGCTCCTGTCGATTGCTGGTGTCATTCTGGGCGGTGGGGAATTTGTCGGTGGCCGTGTTTCGCCAATCGGCGCGGTGATCGGTGCACTGACGCTGACGCTCGCGGGCTCGTTTCTGTCTTTCATGCGTATTTCACCTGACTGGCAAATTGGTGCCCAGGGAGCGATCCTTATCATCGTACTTGCCTTGCGCATCCTGCTCAACCGTCTTGAAAAGCGGGAGAAAAATCAATGA